From one Bacteroides fragilis NCTC 9343 genomic stretch:
- a CDS encoding ECF transporter S component, producing METTSIKLYSLNYNDTKTYLATLLFVVGNMALPQLFHLIPQGGITWLPIYFFTLIGAYKYGWKVGLLTALLSPVLNSLLFGMPQPVILPAILLKSTLLAIAAGYAAHRYKRISIPILLLVVLSYQVVGTLGEWILVNDFFSAVQDFRIGLPGMALQIFGGYLFISRLIYK from the coding sequence ATGGAAACAACATCTATCAAGCTTTATTCATTGAATTACAATGATACGAAAACGTATCTGGCAACACTGCTATTCGTAGTGGGCAATATGGCACTCCCCCAACTTTTCCATCTCATTCCGCAAGGTGGTATCACTTGGTTACCCATCTATTTTTTTACTCTGATCGGAGCTTATAAATACGGATGGAAAGTAGGGTTACTGACAGCACTTCTATCGCCTGTTTTAAACTCATTATTGTTCGGCATGCCTCAACCGGTGATCTTACCCGCCATACTCTTAAAATCGACACTTCTAGCGATAGCTGCCGGTTATGCAGCCCACCGCTACAAACGCATTTCCATCCCTATCCTCCTCCTGGTCGTGTTATCCTATCAGGTGGTCGGCACTTTAGGCGAATGGATCCTTGTCAACGATTTTTTCAGTGCCGTACAGGATTTCCGTATCGGTCTGCCGGGAATGGCTCTGCAAATATTCGGAGGCTATCTGTTTATAAGTCGTTTGATTTATAAATAA
- a CDS encoding DUF1349 domain-containing protein: MKKVCLSLLMGLMVQMTFGQTLEKMQWFNEPEQWEIKNNVLSMSVTPQSDYWRISHYGFTVDDAPFYYATYGGEFEAKVKVVGEYKERFDQAGLMLRIDHENYIKAGIEFVDGKFNLSTVVTHKTSDWSVITLDKTVPYIWIKAVRRLDAVEVFYSFDDKTYTLMRNAWLQDHIPVKVGLMAACPDGSGFNAKFEYFQVKHLPDQRRVEWLKKNAE, translated from the coding sequence ATGAAAAAAGTATGTTTAAGCCTGCTTATGGGACTGATGGTACAAATGACCTTTGGGCAGACACTGGAAAAAATGCAATGGTTCAACGAACCGGAACAATGGGAGATAAAAAATAATGTATTGTCCATGTCCGTTACTCCGCAAAGTGATTACTGGCGTATTTCTCACTACGGTTTTACAGTAGATGACGCACCTTTCTATTATGCCACTTATGGCGGTGAATTTGAAGCGAAAGTCAAGGTTGTCGGAGAGTATAAAGAACGTTTCGATCAGGCCGGTCTGATGCTCCGTATCGATCATGAAAATTACATTAAAGCGGGTATTGAGTTTGTCGATGGGAAATTTAATTTAAGTACCGTTGTTACTCATAAAACGAGTGACTGGAGTGTGATAACGTTAGATAAAACGGTACCTTATATCTGGATAAAGGCTGTCAGGCGGCTGGATGCAGTAGAGGTTTTCTATTCATTTGATGATAAAACTTACACGCTGATGCGTAATGCCTGGTTGCAGGATCATATTCCTGTGAAAGTTGGACTGATGGCGGCTTGTCCCGATGGTAGTGGATTCAATGCTAAGTTTGAATACTTCCAGGTGAAGCATCTGCCGGACCAGCGCAGAGTGGAATGGCTGAAGAAGAATGCAGAATAA
- a CDS encoding sugar O-acetyltransferase has protein sequence MESEKEKMGTGRLYDANYDTELIAERQACKELCYTLNHLPPSQIAEREAIIRRLFCKTKERFLLEQPFYCDYGYNIEIGENFYANMNCVILDEAKVTFGDNVFIAPSCGFYTAGHPLDVEQRNRGLEYARPIRVGNNVWIGAQVCVLPGVTIGDNTVIGAGSVVNRDIPANVIAAGNPCRVIREITEEDKTKYLL, from the coding sequence ATGGAAAGTGAAAAAGAAAAAATGGGTACAGGCAGGCTTTACGATGCTAATTATGATACAGAATTGATAGCCGAACGTCAGGCTTGCAAAGAGTTGTGTTATACCTTAAATCATTTGCCTCCCTCGCAGATAGCTGAACGGGAGGCCATTATCCGTCGGTTGTTTTGCAAGACGAAAGAACGTTTTCTGTTGGAACAGCCTTTTTATTGTGACTATGGCTATAACATTGAGATTGGTGAAAATTTTTATGCCAATATGAACTGTGTCATTCTGGATGAGGCTAAAGTAACGTTCGGTGATAATGTCTTTATCGCTCCATCCTGTGGCTTCTATACCGCGGGGCATCCTTTGGATGTGGAACAGAGAAATCGAGGGTTGGAATATGCCCGTCCCATTCGTGTCGGAAATAATGTGTGGATTGGGGCACAAGTGTGCGTATTACCGGGCGTGACGATTGGTGACAACACAGTGATAGGTGCGGGAAGTGTAGTAAATAGAGATATTCCTGCCAATGTGATTGCTGCGGGTAATCCTTGTCGCGTGATTCGGGAAATTACGGAAGAAGATAAAACAAAATATTTATTATAG
- a CDS encoding response regulator transcription factor: MFYDYLCKGKSLYLSTQCLLITISFPDMDIVDKLNKEFLTQPFCKNEQLPEELNEYKRIAYNYARIENSIAVLSDMHTNISYIYYGGTAETLGIARKGDNQNLESIWEKEVFKYIHPDDLVEKYVQELRFYHFLKQIPHKKRADYFLMSKLRMRDPSGKYIPILHRMFYVATHSNDSMWLALCLYNLSVDPTMSCRVINSTNGQVIELEKQDCSRLLSDREKTILQLIDMGKTSHEIARELFISKNTVSRHRQNILEKLQVKNSIEACRIAKELKLLF; encoded by the coding sequence ATGTTTTATGATTACCTTTGCAAAGGTAAAAGCTTGTATCTAAGTACACAATGCTTATTAATAACCATTTCTTTTCCCGATATGGACATTGTTGACAAACTGAACAAAGAGTTCCTGACTCAACCCTTCTGCAAAAACGAACAGCTGCCGGAAGAACTGAATGAATATAAACGAATCGCATACAACTATGCACGAATAGAAAATTCAATCGCCGTTCTAAGTGATATGCATACCAATATCAGCTATATCTATTATGGAGGAACAGCTGAGACATTGGGCATAGCCCGAAAAGGAGACAATCAAAATCTTGAATCAATCTGGGAAAAAGAAGTCTTTAAATATATCCATCCGGATGACTTGGTGGAAAAGTATGTACAGGAACTTCGTTTCTACCATTTTCTGAAACAGATTCCACACAAAAAACGTGCAGATTACTTTCTTATGAGTAAACTCCGTATGCGTGATCCTTCCGGGAAATATATCCCTATCCTACACAGGATGTTCTATGTAGCTACCCACTCAAACGACAGTATGTGGCTGGCTCTGTGTCTTTACAATTTGTCGGTCGACCCTACTATGAGTTGTAGAGTGATCAACTCGACAAACGGACAGGTCATAGAACTGGAAAAGCAAGATTGCAGCAGATTGCTATCCGATAGGGAGAAAACAATATTACAGTTGATCGATATGGGGAAAACAAGTCATGAGATCGCCCGGGAACTGTTTATAAGCAAAAATACCGTCAGCCGACACCGACAAAATATATTGGAAAAGCTTCAGGTAAAGAACTCCATTGAAGCTTGCAGAATTGCCAAAGAACTTAAGTTACTCTTCTAA
- a CDS encoding methylated-DNA--[protein]-cysteine S-methyltransferase, which yields MENVIQIQYYQSPCGELILGAYREKLCLCDWKIEERRIIIDRRIQKELQASYKEGISEVIARTIGQLDEYFAGRRTTFDIPLLLVGTDFQKTVWNELLNIPYGKTISYAGLSQKLGNPKAIRAIASANGANPISILVPCHRVIGSDRKLVGYGGGLPAKKILLDLESSDRLF from the coding sequence ATGGAAAATGTTATTCAGATACAATATTATCAATCGCCATGTGGGGAACTGATATTGGGGGCATATCGGGAAAAACTTTGCTTATGTGATTGGAAGATAGAAGAACGCAGGATCATCATCGACAGAAGAATACAAAAAGAGTTGCAAGCTTCTTATAAGGAGGGCATATCTGAAGTAATCGCACGAACGATCGGTCAACTGGATGAATATTTTGCCGGACGAAGAACTACATTCGATATTCCTTTGCTTCTTGTAGGTACTGATTTTCAGAAAACTGTTTGGAACGAACTGTTGAACATTCCTTATGGAAAAACAATCTCTTATGCAGGGTTGTCTCAAAAGTTGGGGAATCCTAAAGCTATCCGTGCCATAGCTTCCGCCAACGGAGCGAACCCTATCTCGATACTTGTTCCTTGTCATCGTGTGATCGGCAGTGACCGTAAATTAGTAGGGTATGGCGGTGGGCTGCCTGCTAAGAAGATCTTGCTTGACCTGGAGTCTTCCGATAGGTTATTCTAA
- a CDS encoding cupin domain-containing protein — MKNYQKMSVAQDARVELHDSLALTGAEVSINHLPAGAGVPFVHSHKQNEEIYGILSGKGFITIDGEKIELQAGDWLRIAPDGKRQISAASDSPIGFLCIQVKAGSLEGYTMTDGVVQ; from the coding sequence ATGAAGAATTATCAAAAAATGAGCGTAGCACAAGATGCACGTGTAGAGTTGCATGACAGTCTTGCCCTGACGGGTGCCGAAGTATCTATCAATCATCTTCCGGCCGGTGCCGGAGTCCCTTTTGTTCATTCACATAAACAGAATGAAGAAATTTACGGCATCCTTTCGGGGAAGGGCTTTATCACTATTGATGGCGAAAAGATAGAATTGCAGGCTGGGGATTGGCTCCGTATTGCTCCGGATGGAAAACGTCAGATTTCTGCTGCCTCTGACAGTCCTATCGGTTTTCTTTGTATTCAGGTGAAAGCAGGCTCCTTGGAAGGTTATACTATGACTGATGGAGTCGTACAATAA
- a CDS encoding helix-turn-helix domain-containing protein produces the protein MKERILNIETVHQCNCCLGCKTLHPLVSVIDLSKSNLEQQIIKFDFYTILMMEGEIDDVLYGRKYYDYSNASLVFLTPGESIKINKSKALPSKGWLLAFHPDLISQTSLGEHIKDYSFFFYNPEEALHLSQREKAKAAECICNIEEELRHAIDCHSQILISRYIELLLDHCNRFYERQFITRCEANKKIMKKTDVLLKDYILSGKLKYNTSPSLGYCAKILQLSSHYFNDLLKFESGKNIDEYFESKRLEMAKSMLLDSNNTVSVVTEKLGYPNIRYFSRLFKRITGVAPNNYRLSQN, from the coding sequence ATGAAAGAAAGAATATTAAATATAGAGACCGTCCATCAATGCAACTGCTGCCTGGGCTGCAAAACACTCCATCCGCTGGTAAGTGTAATCGACCTGTCAAAGAGCAATCTGGAACAGCAAATTATTAAATTTGATTTTTATACCATCCTGATGATGGAAGGGGAGATCGATGATGTTTTATATGGGCGCAAGTACTATGATTATTCCAATGCATCATTGGTATTCCTCACGCCGGGAGAATCTATCAAAATAAACAAAAGCAAAGCACTTCCCTCAAAAGGGTGGCTGCTGGCATTTCATCCGGACTTGATTTCTCAAACCTCTTTGGGAGAACATATAAAAGATTACTCCTTCTTTTTTTACAATCCGGAGGAGGCACTCCACCTATCTCAACGGGAGAAGGCCAAGGCTGCAGAATGCATATGCAACATCGAAGAGGAACTTCGTCATGCGATAGACTGCCACAGCCAAATCCTGATTTCACGGTACATAGAATTGTTATTAGATCATTGCAACCGTTTCTACGAACGTCAGTTTATCACACGTTGCGAAGCTAACAAAAAGATTATGAAGAAAACAGATGTATTGTTGAAAGATTATATTCTATCCGGAAAATTAAAATACAATACATCGCCTTCATTGGGATACTGTGCAAAAATACTTCAACTGTCATCTCATTATTTCAATGACCTGCTAAAATTTGAAAGTGGAAAAAATATCGATGAATATTTCGAGTCAAAACGTTTGGAAATGGCTAAAAGCATGCTGCTCGACTCTAATAATACGGTAAGTGTAGTTACGGAAAAACTGGGATACCCCAATATACGATACTTTAGCCGTTTATTTAAAAGAATTACCGGAGTGGCTCCGAATAATTACAGACTCTCACAGAATTAG
- a CDS encoding 1-deoxy-D-xylulose-5-phosphate synthase, protein MYIENINSPKDIKELSVEQLSVLAEEVRTALIRKLSEHGGHIGPNLGMVETTIALHYVFNSPIDKIVFDVSHQSYVHKMLTGRMAAFLDPAKYDDVTGYTNPDESEHDFFTIGHTSTSVSLAMGLAKGRDLTGGKENIIAVIGDGSLSGGEALEGLNNAAMLGSNMIIIVNDNDQSIAENHGGLYKGLKELRDTNGESPDNIFKAMGLEYYYLGDGHDVSALIKLFTSVKDIDRAVVLHIHTIKGKGLKYAEENKEYWHAGGPFHIEDGSPKGPGWPVNETVRESVLDLIEKRSDVVAITAGTPSVIGFTEDYRKRAGKQFVDVGIAEEHAVAMASGIARNGGTPIFGVFSPFLQRTYDQLSSDLCLNNNPAVIMVFMASVYGMNSNTHLGIYDIPMISHIPNLVYLAPTSKEEYLAMFKYATTQKAHPIAIRIPMMMPETGIEDTTDYSLLNKYQVVRKGSGVAIIALGDFFELGVQIADKYKILTGNDVTLINPKFITGIDEELLECLKTDHELVLTLEDGIVEGGFGQTIASFYGLSDMKVKNYGIKKSFPTDFRPEELMRENGLSVEQIIEDIKSVCREHVM, encoded by the coding sequence ATGTATATAGAAAATATTAATTCACCGAAAGATATAAAAGAATTGTCAGTTGAACAACTAAGTGTGCTGGCTGAGGAAGTAAGAACTGCGTTAATCAGGAAATTAAGTGAACACGGTGGGCATATCGGCCCGAATCTTGGTATGGTGGAAACTACAATTGCACTGCATTATGTTTTTAACTCTCCCATTGATAAAATAGTTTTTGACGTATCCCATCAGAGCTATGTTCATAAAATGCTTACCGGAAGAATGGCTGCATTTCTTGATCCGGCTAAATATGATGATGTTACCGGATATACTAATCCGGATGAAAGCGAGCATGATTTCTTTACGATAGGACACACCTCAACATCTGTTTCACTGGCAATGGGACTTGCAAAAGGACGTGATCTCACAGGTGGCAAAGAAAACATCATCGCTGTAATCGGTGACGGTTCGTTGAGTGGGGGAGAGGCTTTGGAAGGACTCAACAATGCGGCAATGCTTGGCTCTAACATGATTATTATAGTCAATGACAATGATCAATCCATTGCTGAAAATCATGGAGGACTTTATAAAGGATTGAAAGAGCTTAGAGACACGAATGGGGAGAGTCCTGATAATATTTTTAAGGCTATGGGGCTGGAGTATTATTACCTTGGAGATGGGCATGATGTGTCAGCACTCATAAAATTATTTACGTCAGTCAAAGATATAGACCGTGCAGTAGTATTGCATATCCATACGATCAAAGGTAAGGGATTGAAATATGCAGAAGAAAATAAAGAATACTGGCATGCAGGAGGTCCTTTTCACATCGAAGACGGTTCTCCCAAAGGACCCGGATGGCCGGTGAATGAAACTGTCAGGGAGTCTGTTTTAGACTTGATTGAAAAGAGGTCGGATGTAGTTGCAATTACTGCGGGAACACCGTCTGTAATAGGATTTACGGAAGACTATCGGAAGCGTGCCGGCAAACAGTTTGTTGATGTAGGTATTGCGGAAGAACATGCTGTTGCAATGGCAAGTGGTATTGCCAGGAATGGAGGAACACCGATTTTTGGAGTTTTCAGTCCGTTCTTGCAGAGAACGTATGACCAACTTTCGTCAGACTTGTGTTTAAATAATAATCCGGCTGTAATCATGGTGTTTATGGCTTCAGTATATGGGATGAACAGTAATACTCATTTGGGGATCTATGATATTCCGATGATTTCACATATACCCAATCTGGTATATCTTGCTCCGACGAGCAAGGAGGAGTATCTTGCCATGTTTAAGTATGCCACTACACAGAAAGCGCATCCCATTGCTATCAGAATTCCAATGATGATGCCTGAGACGGGAATTGAGGATACCACGGATTACTCTTTACTAAATAAATATCAGGTCGTACGAAAAGGTTCAGGTGTTGCGATTATTGCACTTGGAGATTTCTTTGAACTGGGCGTACAAATTGCCGATAAATATAAAATCCTGACGGGTAATGATGTAACACTGATAAATCCTAAATTCATCACAGGTATTGATGAAGAGCTGCTGGAGTGCTTAAAAACGGACCATGAACTTGTGCTTACTCTTGAAGACGGCATAGTGGAAGGAGGATTCGGGCAAACAATTGCAAGTTTTTATGGTTTATCGGATATGAAGGTTAAAAATTATGGAATAAAGAAATCATTCCCCACAGATTTTCGGCCTGAAGAACTGATGAGAGAGAATGGATTATCCGTAGAGCAAATAATAGAGGATATAAAATCCGTATGCAGAGAGCACGTTATGTGA
- a CDS encoding flavodoxin, translating to MNDRKILVAYFSCSGVTKAVAEKLAAITGADLYEIKPEVPYTEADLDWNDKKSRSSVEMRDALSRPAISGTLFHPEKYEVLFVGFPVWWYIAPTIINTFLESYDFAGKIVVPFATSGGSGIGNCEKNLHKAYPDIVWKDGKLLNGQITRDLVTEWFEKIRL from the coding sequence ATGAATGACAGAAAGATTTTAGTAGCGTACTTCTCATGTAGCGGCGTAACTAAAGCTGTGGCAGAGAAATTGGCTGCAATTACTGGAGCAGATCTGTATGAAATTAAGCCGGAGGTTCCTTATACGGAGGCTGACCTGGACTGGAATGATAAGAAAAGCCGTAGTTCGGTGGAGATGAGAGATGCTCTCTCGCGTCCTGCCATTTCCGGTACGTTGTTTCATCCGGAAAAGTACGAAGTTCTGTTTGTAGGCTTTCCGGTCTGGTGGTATATTGCCCCTACTATAATTAATACATTTTTGGAAAGTTATGACTTTGCCGGTAAAATAGTTGTTCCGTTCGCTACATCGGGAGGCAGCGGCATAGGAAATTGTGAAAAGAATCTTCATAAAGCATATCCGGATATCGTGTGGAAAGATGGAAAACTTTTAAATGGACAGATAACGCGGGATCTGGTTACGGAATGGTTTGAAAAAATTAGGTTGTAA
- a CDS encoding GNAT family N-acetyltransferase gives MDVDKYKIRSWSKDDFSTLAKYLNNKKIWDNCRDSLPYPYSENDAQQFILSVSSQNEQNNYCIEVNQEAAGNISFARGIDVERYNAELGYWLAEPYWGKGIMTQMLALAISCYFHHTDVMRICANVYAGNIASMRVLEKIGFRKCGIHRNACFKNRVFTDCHYFELLKEEFRNLVK, from the coding sequence ATGGATGTGGATAAATACAAAATAAGAAGTTGGTCTAAAGACGATTTTTCCACTTTAGCTAAATATCTTAATAATAAAAAGATATGGGATAATTGCCGTGATAGCCTACCATATCCTTATTCTGAAAACGATGCGCAACAATTCATCCTGTCCGTTTCAAGTCAAAACGAACAAAATAATTATTGTATCGAAGTAAATCAGGAAGCAGCTGGTAATATAAGTTTTGCTCGTGGTATAGATGTAGAGCGCTACAATGCAGAATTAGGTTATTGGCTTGCTGAACCATATTGGGGTAAAGGGATTATGACCCAAATGTTAGCATTGGCTATTAGCTGCTATTTTCATCATACAGATGTGATGCGCATTTGTGCAAATGTTTATGCTGGCAACATAGCATCGATGAGAGTATTAGAGAAAATAGGTTTTCGTAAATGTGGCATACATCGTAATGCCTGTTTCAAGAATAGAGTATTTACAGATTGCCATTATTTTGAATTGCTAAAAGAGGAATTTAGGAATTTGGTTAAATAG
- a CDS encoding ORF6N domain-containing protein, which translates to MELQVIQNKIYEVRGQKVMLDFDLAELYGSETKRLKEAVRRNLKRFPSDFMFELTKEEFESLRSQIASSNKRGGTRYMPFAFTEQGVAMLSSVLNSESAIEINISIMRAFVTVRQYLSSLNSTTKEIEELKQRMKMLEEGNEDTIAAVNDLSEDTRKELDDIYLALSQLAEKQKHVNKQTERRPIGFAHYKENNKK; encoded by the coding sequence ATGGAATTACAGGTTATTCAGAATAAAATATACGAAGTCAGAGGTCAAAAGGTAATGCTTGACTTTGATTTAGCTGAACTTTATGGGAGTGAAACCAAACGACTGAAAGAAGCAGTAAGAAGAAACCTCAAACGCTTCCCCAGCGATTTCATGTTCGAATTAACAAAAGAAGAGTTTGAAAGTTTGAGGTCGCAAATTGCGTCCTCAAACAAAAGAGGTGGTACACGATATATGCCTTTCGCTTTTACTGAGCAAGGCGTTGCTATGCTTTCATCTGTACTAAACAGCGAATCTGCCATCGAAATAAACATATCTATCATGCGTGCTTTCGTTACAGTACGTCAATACTTGTCTTCCTTAAATAGCACAACTAAGGAAATCGAAGAACTAAAACAACGCATGAAAATGTTGGAAGAAGGCAACGAAGACACAATAGCAGCAGTCAATGACCTTAGCGAAGATACCCGAAAAGAGCTTGACGATATTTACTTAGCATTGTCACAGTTAGCAGAGAAACAAAAGCATGTTAATAAACAAACAGAACGTAGACCTATTGGATTTGCTCACTATAAAGAAAACAACAAAAAATAG
- a CDS encoding mannose-1-phosphate guanylyltransferase produces the protein MTSKDNYCVIMGGGIGSRFWPFSRKTMPKQFLDFFGTGRSLLQQTFDRFNKIIPTENILIVTNAIYADLVKEQLPELDPKQILLEPARRNTAPCIAWASYHIRALNPNANIVVAPSDHLILKEGEFLAAIEKGLDFVSKSDKLLTLGIKPNRPETGYGYIQIAEQEGDNFYKVKTFTEKPELELAKVFVESGEFYWNSGLFMWNVNTIIKAGETLLPELASKLAPGREIYGTPEEKDFIEENFPACPNVSIDFGIMEKADNVYVSLGDFGWSDLGTWGSLYDLSPKDEQRNVTLKCDSLIYNSNDNIVVLPKGKLAVIEGLEGFLVAESDNVLLICKKDEEHAIRKYVNDAQMKLGEDYI, from the coding sequence ATGACAAGCAAAGATAATTATTGTGTCATTATGGGCGGAGGTATCGGCAGTCGTTTCTGGCCGTTTAGCCGCAAGACAATGCCTAAACAGTTTCTGGATTTCTTTGGAACAGGTCGTTCACTGTTGCAACAGACTTTCGACCGATTCAACAAAATTATTCCTACGGAGAACATACTTATCGTAACCAATGCGATATACGCAGACTTGGTAAAAGAACAACTTCCGGAATTAGATCCAAAACAAATCTTGCTGGAACCGGCAAGAAGAAATACGGCTCCGTGCATTGCATGGGCATCATATCATATACGTGCTTTAAATCCAAATGCCAACATCGTAGTTGCCCCTTCCGATCATCTGATCTTAAAAGAGGGAGAATTTTTAGCCGCTATAGAGAAAGGACTGGACTTTGTATCAAAATCTGATAAACTTCTCACTTTAGGTATAAAGCCCAATCGTCCGGAAACCGGATACGGATATATCCAAATAGCAGAGCAGGAAGGAGACAACTTCTACAAAGTAAAGACATTTACTGAAAAACCGGAACTGGAACTTGCTAAGGTTTTTGTTGAAAGTGGAGAGTTCTATTGGAATTCAGGCCTTTTCATGTGGAATGTCAATACAATCATTAAAGCAGGAGAAACTCTTCTACCGGAATTAGCATCTAAGCTGGCTCCCGGAAGAGAGATTTATGGTACACCTGAAGAAAAAGACTTTATCGAAGAAAACTTCCCGGCATGCCCTAACGTTTCGATAGACTTCGGGATTATGGAAAAGGCTGATAATGTATATGTCTCTTTAGGAGACTTCGGATGGTCAGACCTTGGAACCTGGGGATCATTATATGATTTATCACCTAAAGACGAACAAAGAAATGTAACTCTAAAATGCGACTCATTGATTTACAACAGCAATGACAATATCGTTGTATTACCCAAAGGTAAACTTGCAGTGATAGAAGGTCTGGAAGGTTTTTTGGTTGCCGAATCAGATAATGTATTACTGATCTGCAAAAAGGACGAAGAACATGCCATACGCAAGTATGTGAATGATGCACAAATGAAATTAGGAGAAGATTATATTTAG
- a CDS encoding HIT family protein, translating to MATIFSRIIAGEIPCYKVAENEKFFAFLDINPLVKGHTLVVPKQEVDYIFDLSDEDLAAMHVFAKKIARAIEKAFPCKKVGEAVIGLEVPHAHIHLIPIQKESDMLFSNPKLKLADDEFVSIAKAISSAYETAK from the coding sequence ATGGCAACAATATTCAGTAGAATCATAGCGGGTGAAATTCCATGCTATAAGGTAGCTGAAAACGAAAAGTTTTTTGCTTTCCTTGATATCAATCCGTTGGTGAAGGGACATACTTTGGTTGTTCCTAAACAGGAAGTTGATTATATCTTTGATTTGAGTGATGAAGATCTGGCTGCAATGCACGTTTTTGCCAAAAAAATAGCCCGTGCTATTGAAAAAGCTTTTCCTTGTAAAAAAGTGGGTGAAGCAGTGATCGGACTTGAGGTTCCACATGCTCATATTCATTTGATTCCTATTCAAAAAGAATCGGATATGCTTTTCTCTAATCCAAAATTGAAACTGGCAGACGACGAGTTTGTTTCTATTGCCAAAGCTATTAGTTCTGCTTACGAAACAGCCAAATAA
- the greA gene encoding transcription elongation factor GreA — MAYMSEEGYKKLMAELKELETVERPKISAAIAEARDKGDLSENAEYDAAKEAQGMLEMKINKLKAVIADAKIIDESKLKTDSVQILNKVELKNTKNGMKMTYTIVSESEANLKEGKISVSTPIAQGLLGKKVGDVAEIQVPQGKISLEVVNISF; from the coding sequence ATGGCTTATATGTCAGAAGAAGGTTACAAGAAATTGATGGCGGAACTTAAAGAACTGGAAACAGTGGAACGCCCCAAAATTTCTGCGGCTATAGCTGAGGCGCGCGATAAAGGTGATTTATCGGAGAACGCCGAATACGATGCTGCGAAGGAAGCTCAGGGTATGCTTGAAATGAAAATCAACAAACTCAAAGCTGTTATAGCAGATGCTAAGATTATTGATGAATCGAAACTGAAAACAGATTCAGTACAGATTCTGAATAAAGTAGAATTGAAGAATACCAAGAATGGTATGAAAATGACTTATACCATCGTTTCAGAAAGCGAGGCAAATCTGAAAGAAGGAAAGATTTCCGTTAGCACACCGATTGCTCAGGGATTACTTGGCAAAAAGGTAGGTGATGTTGCTGAGATCCAAGTTCCACAGGGTAAAATCAGTCTTGAAGTAGTAAACATTTCGTTTTAA